In one window of Tumebacillus algifaecis DNA:
- a CDS encoding 2-oxoacid:ferredoxin oxidoreductase subunit beta → MATVKDFRNNVRPNWCPGCGDFSVQAAIQRALAELGKEPEECAVISGIGCSGRISGYINSYGFHTIHGRSLPVAQGVKLANRDLTVIASGGDGDGFGIGLNHFMHAARRNMDITYITMDNQIYGLTKGQTSPTSAHGFKNPKSTPHGNIENSLIPTQVALAAGAGFVAQSFSSDIKQMTEIVKAAIAHKGFSLVNVYSPCVTYNKVNTYDWYKEHLVNLDDIEGYDPTNRIQAMTTILENRGLVKGIIYRNDEIKAYEDLIPGYREQAIVHQDIEISAEDFLKAMKEFA, encoded by the coding sequence GTGGCAACAGTAAAAGATTTCCGTAACAACGTCCGTCCGAACTGGTGCCCTGGCTGCGGCGACTTCTCCGTTCAAGCTGCGATCCAGCGTGCACTGGCGGAACTTGGTAAAGAGCCGGAAGAGTGTGCAGTCATCTCCGGGATCGGCTGCTCGGGTCGTATCTCTGGTTATATCAATTCCTACGGTTTCCACACCATTCATGGCCGTTCCCTTCCGGTGGCTCAAGGTGTAAAACTGGCAAACCGCGACCTGACCGTTATCGCGTCTGGTGGCGACGGCGATGGATTTGGTATCGGCCTCAACCACTTCATGCATGCGGCACGCCGTAACATGGACATCACCTACATCACCATGGACAACCAAATCTACGGTTTGACCAAAGGCCAAACTTCTCCGACGTCCGCGCATGGCTTCAAAAACCCGAAGTCCACTCCGCACGGTAACATCGAGAACTCGCTGATCCCGACCCAAGTGGCACTGGCAGCGGGCGCAGGTTTTGTTGCACAATCCTTCTCCTCGGACATCAAACAAATGACCGAGATCGTCAAAGCTGCGATCGCACACAAAGGTTTCTCCTTGGTCAACGTGTACTCGCCGTGCGTCACCTACAACAAGGTGAACACCTATGACTGGTACAAAGAACACCTCGTCAACCTCGATGACATCGAAGGTTACGACCCGACCAACCGCATCCAAGCGATGACCACCATCCTTGAAAACCGCGGTCTGGTCAAAGGGATCATCTACCGCAATGACGAGATCAAAGCGTACGAAGATCTGATCCCGGGCTACCGTGAACAAGCGATCGTACACCAAGACATCGAGATTTCTGCAGAAGACTTCCTCAAAGCGATGAAGGAATTTGCATAA